A single window of Nicotiana sylvestris chromosome 3, ASM39365v2, whole genome shotgun sequence DNA harbors:
- the LOC138888289 gene encoding uncharacterized protein: MVQGSRQWHEKLPFVLLGYRTTVRTSVGAIPYLLVYETEAVIPAEVEITSLRIVAVAEIDDDEWIKARLEQLSLIDEKRLAVVCHGQLYKKRMTGAYNKKIRPQKFEVGQ, from the coding sequence atggtgcaaggttctaggcaatggcatgagaagttgccctTTGTGCtgttaggttatcgcactactgttcgaacttcagtaggtgcaattccttatttgttggtatatgaaaCTGAggcagtgatacccgcggaagttgaaattacatcccttcggattgttgcagtagccgaaattgatgatgatgagtggatcaaagcccgtctggagcagttgagtttgattgatgagaaaagattggcagtagtgtgtcatggACAGTTGTATAAAAAGAGAATGAcaggagcatacaacaaaaagatACGTCCccagaaatttgaagtgggtcagtaa